In Sorghum bicolor cultivar BTx623 chromosome 8, Sorghum_bicolor_NCBIv3, whole genome shotgun sequence, one genomic interval encodes:
- the LOC8084195 gene encoding tRNA threonylcarbamoyladenosine dehydratase 2, with amino-acid sequence MICIIPQIVPGFRVRIIPVLGTIPAIFGQVMASYVITQLAGLDFQTEPVVNLDLDHYRMLHQRLIEHEELMYGTAEQVLVDSEEVMYIVKELWRVRSARDQSQKDTGRKMWRSVNELMLVRWDKSKAAGISNLILLKFSEADAHESTTLDRIKEEEPEFYSMVSRVLKRAEMEFAL; translated from the exons ATGATATGCATTATTCCACAGATTGTCCCAGGATTTAGGGTTCGCATTATACCAGTACTAGGAACCATCCCTGCAATATTTGGTCAAGTTATGGCCTCCTATGTGATTACTCAGCTTGCTGGATTAGATTTTCAAACTGAACCAGTTGTTAACCTGGATTTGGATCATTACCGTATGCTTCATCAGCGTCTTATTGAGCATGAGGAGCTGATGTATGGGACAGCCGAGCAAGTTCTG GTAGATTCTGAAGAGGTAATGTACATTGTCAAAGAATTGTGGCGTGTTCGAAGTGCTAGAGACCAAAGTCAGAAGGACACGGGTCGGAAAATGTGGAGATCTGTCAATGAACTAATGCTTGTTCG GTGGGACAAATCAAAGGCTGCTGGCATCTCAAACTTAATACTTCTCAAGTTTAGTGAG GCTGATGCCCATGAATCCACCACACTCGACCGAataaaagaagaagaacctgaatTCTACTCTATGGTTTCACGTGTCCTGAAACGAGCTGAGATGGAGTTTGCCTTATGA
- the LOC110437505 gene encoding probable carboxylesterase 13, producing MASSKPSLLLPFPIPAPNPSDEVVREFGPLLRIYKSGRIERPLVAPPVDPGHDAATGVQSKDVHLGSYSARLYLPPVAADGASASAKLPVVVYVHGGGFVAESAASPGYHLFLNRLAAACPALVVSVDYRLAPEHPLPARYDDRLAALKWVLSAADPWVATAALHEAAHHLVHRRAFHRPHRGPRHHHLPTPSFLPGDGGGAWRPPPRARRTPRPGSAAATESLLPPAPCTADAAAGGCAPTPST from the coding sequence ATGGCGTCGTCCAAGCCTTCCTTATTGCTCCCCTTCCCCATCCCGGCCCCCAACCCGTCCGACGAGGTCGTGCGCGAGTTCGGCCCGCTGCTCCGGATCTACAAGAGCGGCCGCATCGAGCGGCCCCTGGTGGCCCCGCCCGTGGatcctggccacgacgccgccACGGGGGTCCAGTCCAAGGACGTCCACCTCGGCTCCTACTCCGCCCGCCTCTACCTGCCCCCCGTGGCCGCCGACGgcgccagcgccagcgccaAGCTGCCCGTCGTCGTGTACGTCCACGGCGGCGGCTTCGTGGCCGAGTCGGCCGCGTCGCCCGGCTACCACCTCTTCCTCAACAGGCTGGCCGCTGCGTGCCCGGCGCTCGTCGTGTCCGTCGACTACCGCCTGGCGCCCGAGCACCCGCTCCCGGCCAGGTACGACGACCGCCTCGCCGCGCTCAAGTGGGTGCTCTCCGCCGCTGACCCCTGGGTCGCCACGGCCGCCCTCCACGAGGCGGCGCACCACCTCGTCCACCGCCGCGCCTTCCATCGGCCCCATCGGGGCCCGCGTCATCATCATCTTCCCACACCCTCCTTCCTGCccggagacggcggcggcgcgtggcGCCCTCCGCCCCGCGCGCGCCGAACCCCGCGGCCGGGATCCGCAGCCGCCACCGAGTCCCTGCTGCCCCCTGCGCCGTGCActgccgacgccgccgccggcggatgCGCCCCGACGCCCAGCACCTAG